The following coding sequences lie in one Saccharomyces mikatae IFO 1815 strain IFO1815 genome assembly, chromosome: 10 genomic window:
- the HXT8 gene encoding hexose transporter HXT8, which produces MTSLPREHIAEEVFDTNQSSAENSSRLSKHTVEENKAFSDTNGEEAEEIVLPEKPASAYVTVSIMCLCMAFGGFMSGWDTGTISGFVNQTDFLRRFGNYSHSKGTYYLSNVRTGLIVSIFNVGSAIGCLFLSKLGDIYGRCTGLIIVIVVYMVGIVIQIASVDKWYQYFIGRIIAGIGAGSISVLAPMLISETAPKQIRGTLLACWQLMVTFAIFLGYCTNYGTKSYSNSVQWRVPLGLCFAWAIIMIGGMMFVPESPRFLVQVKKTEEARASFAKSNKLSVDDPAVIAEIDLLEAGVEAEEAMGTASWKELFSTKTKVFQRLSMTVMINSLQQLTGDNYFFYYGTTIFKSVGMTDSFETSIVLGIVNFASCFFSLYSVDKLGRRKCLLLGAATMTACMVIYASVGVTKLYPNGKNQPSSKGAGNCMIVFTCFYIFCFSCTWGPVCYVIISETFPLRVRSKCMSVATAANLLWGFLIGFFTPFITSAIDFYYGYVFMGCLAFSYFYVFFFVPETKGLSLEEVDEMWIDGVLPWKSTSWVPASRRNADYDNEKLQHDEKPLYKRLF; this is translated from the coding sequence atgacTAGCTTACCAAGAGAGCATATTGCCGAAGAGGTATTCGACACTAATCAATCATCGGCGGAAAATTCCTCCCGTCTATCCAAACACACTGTGGAGGAAAACAAGGCATTTTCTGATACTAATGGAGAAGAGGCAGAGGAGATTGTCCTCCCAGAGAAGCCTGCTTCTGCCTATGTTACTGTCTCTATTATGTGTTTGTGTATGGCGTTTGGTGGGTTTATGTCTGGTTGGGATACTGGTACGATTTCTGGGTTTGTCAACCAGACTGATTTCCTAAGAAGATTTGGTAATTATAGTCATTCGAAAGGCACTTACTACTTGTCTAATGTGAGAACTGGGTTGATTGTTTCCATCTTCAATGTGGGAAGCGCTATTGGCTGTCTTTTCCTGTCTAAATTAGGTGATATTTATGGTCGTTGCACGGGGTTAATTATAGTTATTGTCGTTTATATGGTTGGTATTGTTATCCAGATTGCCTCTGTGGATAAATGGTACCAATATTTTATTGGAAGGATCATTGCTGGTATTGGTGCTGGTTCTATCAGTGTTCTTGCTCCAATGCTTATTTCAGAAACTGCGCCAAAGCAAATCAGAGGTACTTTGCTTGCCTGTTGGCAATTGATGGTCACCTTTGCCATTTTCTTGGGTTATTGTACTAATTATGGTACCAAAAGTTACTCCAATTCTGTTCAATGGCGTGTTCCCCTTGGTTTATGTTTTGCATGGGCCATTATCATGATTGGAGGTATGATGTTTGTTCCGGAATCACCTAGGTTTCTGGTACAAGTTAAGAAAACTGAAGAAGCTAGAGCTTCCTTTGCCAAGTCGAATAAGCTTAGCGTTGACGATCCTGCTGTGATTGCTGAGATCGATCTTCTTGAAGCTGGTGTTGAGGCCGAAGAAGCAATGGGAACGGCTTCTTGGAAGGAATTATTTTCGACAAAGACCAAAGTGTTCCAACGTTTATCAATGACAGTCATGATTAACTCTTTGCAACAACTTACTGGTGATaactatttcttctactaCGGTACTACTATCTTCAAATCTGTTGGTATGACCGACTCTTTCGAGACTTCTATTGTCTTGGGTATTGTGAATTTTGCTTcatgtttcttttcactTTATTCTGTTGATAAGTTAGGTCGTCGTAAATGTCTTTTGCTTGGAGCAGCTACCATGACAGCATGTATGGTTATTTATGCTTCTGTTGGTGTTACAAAACTATACCCTAATGGTAAAAATCAGCCATCGTCCAAAGGTGCTGGTAACTGTATGATTGTCTTCACCTGTTTCTACATTTTCTGCTTCTCCTGCACATGGGGTCCGGTATGTTATGTGATTATTTCAGAAACATTTCCATTAAGAGTTAGATCCAAGTGTATGTCGGTTGCAACAGCGGCCAACTTGTTATGGGGTTTCCTGATTGGGTTTTTTACGCCTTTCATTACTTCAGCAATTGATTTCTACTATGGTTACGTTTTCATGGGCTGCTTAGcgttttcatatttttacgttttcttctttgttccAGAAACGAAAGGTCTTTCTTTAGAAGAGGTTGACGAAATGTGGATAGATGGAGTTTTACCTTGGAAATCTACATCCTGGGTACCAGCTTCTAGAAGAAATGCGGATTACGATAATGAGAAACTACAACATGACGAGAAACCCTTGTATAAGAGATTGTTCTAG
- the SMKI10G0090 gene encoding nuclear transport factor 2 family protein, with protein sequence MSQADLCRAYLQALNEGNLENVLSLFVPGAVVSSPLYGMKSVEDFYRELFNDTNQSTTTLLNVFSSDAKTVALHFHYKWRMKNEKVVNFECVDVFKLNSDANKFEKITIIYDTHPLRAAFDDVKMS encoded by the coding sequence ATGTCACAAGCTGATTTATGCCGTGCTTATCTGCAAGCTCTGAACGAAGGAAATTTAGAAAATGTTCTATCCCTGTTCGTACCTGGTGCCGTTGTTTCCTCTCCATTATATGGAATGAAGTCGGTAGAAGATTTCTATAGAGAACTCTTTAATGATACGAACCAGTCTACCACGACGTTATTGAACGTATTCTCCTCGGATGCAAAAACTGTTGCATTACATTTCCACTATAAGtggagaatgaaaaatgaaaaggttGTAAATTTTGAGTGTGTTGATGTCTTTAAGTTGAATTCTGATGCAAATAAGTTTGAGAAAATAACTATAATTTATGATACCCATCCATTGAGGGCAGCCTTCGACGATGTCAAGATGTCATAA